The Argopecten irradians isolate NY chromosome 4, Ai_NY, whole genome shotgun sequence genome has a window encoding:
- the LOC138321456 gene encoding myeloid differentiation primary response protein MyD88-like: MTTEEEMKDIEQLIESMKDVHIRALNTGCRRKIAMFLDVDGCFITDAEMFNDWYGYAELLNFTQPEIENLKRNKSPTQEMLHLWTTRIDPKPTVGNLIGFLNQLERFDVIQDCRNMIKRDVEKWKKNEATVKNIFNDPTFRDPTSNPGSPPRGKETDTVKDVESADEIYYDCFVIYNPEAQDQLEFVKDMCNILEGPEHNFRLFVPWRDDLVGTATHSVSAAIIEKKCRRCAVILSKSFYNSPAADFQLKFAHALSPGARQKRVIPIMIEKVETPNILNFVSPAPFYNPGIRQWQWPRVAATIKSELLPDRETWEPEVDAWNIALDTSDKTKRELWGITIATQVYPEEDIIKIANPEEQRRKQKEKKGRK, encoded by the exons ATGACGACTGAAGAAGAAATGAAAGACATCGAACAATTGATTGAATCAATGAAAGATGTGCATATTAGAGCCTTAAATACCGGATGCAGAAGAAAAATAGCCATGTTCCTAGATGTAGATGGGTGTTTTATAACAGACGCAGAGATGTTCAACGATTGGTATGGTTATGCCGAACTTTTAAACTTTACGCAACCAGAAATTGAAAACTTGAAACGGAACAAAAGTCCAACGCAGGAAATGCTTCACCTGTGGACAACACGAATTGATCCGAAGCCAACCGTTGGGAACTTAATAGGTTTTCTGAATCAGCTAGAGAGATTTGATGTCATCCAAGATTGTCGCAATATGATAA aGAGAGACGTTGAAAAGTGGAAAAAGAACGAAGCAACTGTCAAGAATATATTCAATGACCCCACTTTCCGAG ACCCAACATCGAATCCCGGGTCTCCGCCTAGAGGGAAGGAGACGGACACCGTAAAAGATG tGGAGAGCGCTGATGAAATATACTACGACTGTTTTGTCATCTACAACCCTGAAGCACAGGACCAGCTGGAGTTTGTAAAAGACATGTGTAATATCTTGGAAGGTCCGGAGCACAACTTCCGATTGTTTGTTCCCTGGAGAGACGACTTAGTGGGAACAGCCACTCATTCTGTATCAGCGGCTATCATCGAGAAAAA ATGTCGACGCTGTGCTGTGATCTTATCAAAATCATTCTACAATAGTCCGGCTGCTGACTTCCAGCTCAAGTTTGCGCATGCTCTGTCTCCAG gaGCGCGACAAAAGAGGGTGATACCGATTATGATAGAGAAAGTGGAGACCCCTAATATATTGAACTTTGTGTCTCCGGCGCCATTTTATAATCCTGGCATTCGTCAGTGGCAATGGCCACGTGTCGCTGCCACAATTAAAAGCGAGCTTCTGCCAGACAGAGAAACATGGGAACCAGAAGTCGACGCGTGGAATATTGCCTTGGATACGTCCGACAAGACCAAACGAGAACTATGGGGAATTACTATTGCTACCCAGGTATATCCCGAAGAGGACATAATAAAAATTGCCAACCCTGAAGAACAAAGGAGGaaacaaaaagagaaaaaagGCAGAAAATAG